In Theropithecus gelada isolate Dixy chromosome 13, Tgel_1.0, whole genome shotgun sequence, one DNA window encodes the following:
- the CMPK2 gene encoding UMP-CMP kinase 2, mitochondrial codes for MAFARPLLRRPLSGQLLGRRGVCAGAMAPPRRFVLELPDCTLAHFALGADDPGDADASDPRLAALLGPPERSYSLCVPVTPDAGCGARVRAARLHQRLLHQLRRGPFQRCQLLRLLCYCPGGQAGAQQGFLLRDPLDGPDTRQALLELLGACQEAPRPHLGEFEADPRGQLWQRLWEVQDGRRLQVGCAQVVPAPEPPLHPVVPDLPSSVVFPDREAARAVLEECTSFIPEARAVLDLVDQCPKQVQKGKCQVVAIEGLDATGKTTVTQSVADSLKAVLLKSPPSCIGQWRKIFDDEPTIIRRAFYSLGNYIVASEIAKESAKSPVIVDRYWHSTATYAIATEVSGGLQHLPPAHHPVYQWPEDLLKPDLILLLTVSPEERLQRLQGRGMEKTREEAELEANSVFRQKVEMSYQRMENPGCHVVDASPCREKVLQTVLSLIQNSFNEL; via the exons ATGGCCTTCGCCCGCCCGCTTCTGCGCCGGCCACTCTCGGGGCAGCTGCTCGGGCGGCGCGGGGTCTGCGCTGGGGCCATGGCTCCGCCGCGCCGCTTCGTCCTGGAGCTCCCGGACTGCACCCTGGCTCATTTCGCCCTGGGCGCCGATGACCCCGGCGACGCAGACGCCTCCGACCCCCGCTTGGCGGCGCTGCTGGGGCCCCCGGAGCGCAGCTACTCGCTGTGCGTGCCGGTGACCCCGGACGCCGGCTGCGGGGCCCGAGTCCGGGCGGCGCGGTTGCACCAACGCCTGCTGCACCAGCTGCGTCGCGGCCCCTTCCAGCGGTGCCAGCTGCTCAGGCTGCTCTGCTACTGCCCGGGCGGCCAGGCCGGCGCGCAGCAAGGCTTCCTGCTGCGCGACCCCCTGGATGGCCCTGACACCCGGCAAGCGCTGCTTGAGCTGCTGGGCGCCTGCCAGGAGGCACCACGCCCCCACCTAGGCGAGTTCGAGGCCGACCCCCGCGGCCAGCTGTGGCAGCGCCTCTGGGAGGTGCAAGACGGCAGACGGCTGCAGGTGGGCTGCGCACAGGTCGTGCCCGCCCCGGAGCCCCCGCTGCACCCGGTGGTGCCAGACTTGCCTAGTTCCGTAGTCTTCCCGGACCGGGAAGCCGCCCGGGCCGTTTTGGAGGAG TGTACCTCCTTTATTCCTGAAGCCCGGGCGGTGCTTGACCTGGTCGACCAGTGCCCAAAACAGGTCCAGAAAGGAAAGTGCCAGGTTGTTGCCATCGAAGGACTGGATGCCACGG GTAAAACCACGGTGACCCAGTCAGTTGCAGATTCGCTTAAGGCTGTCCTCTTAAAGTCACCACCCTCTTGCATTGGCCAGTGGAGGAAAATCTTTGATGATGAACCAACTATCATTAGAAGAGCTTTTTATTCGTTGGGCAATTATATTGTGGCCTCTGAAATAGCTAAAGAATCTGCCAAATCTCCTGTGATTGTAGACAG GTACTGGCACAGCACTGCCACCTATGCCATAGCCACCGAGGTGAGTGGGGGTCTCCAGCACCTGCCCCCAGCCCATCACCCTGTATACCAGTGGCCAGAGGACCTGCTTAAACCTGACCTCATCCTGCTGCTCACCGTGAGTCCTGAGGAGAGGTTGCAGAGGCTCCAGGGCCGGGGCATGGAGAAGACCAGGGAAGAAGCAGAACTTGAGGCCAACAGTGTATTTCGTCAAAA